Within Massilia endophytica, the genomic segment AGCGCATCGTTTCAGCCAACATCGGCTGCGTGAGCCATCTGCAGTCCGGCACCGAAATCCCGGTCGAGCACTGGGTTGAATTGCTGGATCGCCTGCTGGCCTAGAGGAGCGCATATGACAAGCAGAACCGCATCGTGCAGCTGTGGGCAGCTCACGGCTCAAGTCACAGGAGATCCCGTCCGGATCTCCATCTGCCACTGCCTGGCGTGCCAGCGCCGCACCGGAAGCGTCTTCGGTGAGCAGGCGAGGTATCCGCGCGAGAACGTGACGGTATCCGGTGAGGCGACGGAATACACGCGCGCGGGTGACGACGGCCCGGGCGCGCGCTTCCATTTCTGTCCCCGCTGCGGGGCCACCGTCTACTATGAGCTCCTGGGACTGGAAGGCTTCCTCGGCATTCCAGTCGGGGCCTTCGCCGACCCAAATTTTCCCTCTCCAACGATATCCGTCTACGAAGAACGGATGCACAAATGGGTGGCGCCACCGCCCGGCGCCGAGCACATTTTCTGAACGTCCCTTAGAGCCGCGCGAGCACGCCCGCCACGATACGGTCGCAGCGCTCGCCGTCGAAGGAAAACGCGGATGCGGAAGCATTGTCGAAGTCGCGCGCCAGTGCCTCGCGCAGCAGTCCTCTGGCACGGAAGAAGTGGCTGCGTACGGTCGCTTCAGGGACATTCAGAACAGATGCCACCTCCTGCACCGGCATGTCCTCCACTGCGCGCAGCACGAACACGGTGCGCAGCCGGCCGGGAAGCTTGTCGATGCGCGCTTCGATCAGCCTGCGCGCCTCGGCACGCAGCACCGCCTCGTCCGGCGCTTCGGGAAAGGCCCTCAGTGCTTCGTCCATGGCTTCTTCCTCGACGCCTTCGGCGAGATCCGCTCCCGGCACAAGCTGGATGATGTCGGCCCGGCGCTGCTGCTTGCGCAGCCTTCCCGTGGCCTCGTTGATGACGATGCGCGTGAGC encodes:
- a CDS encoding GFA family protein, whose product is MTSRTASCSCGQLTAQVTGDPVRISICHCLACQRRTGSVFGEQARYPRENVTVSGEATEYTRAGDDGPGARFHFCPRCGATVYYELLGLEGFLGIPVGAFADPNFPSPTISVYEERMHKWVAPPPGAEHIF
- a CDS encoding RNA polymerase sigma factor, with amino-acid sequence MQLHSKADLKQASGPELMRLVAQGEQAAFEVLMRKHNQLLYRTARSMVRDDAEAEDIVQEAYLLAYRNASTFRGEASLSTWLTRIVINEATGRLRKQQRRADIIQLVPGADLAEGVEEEAMDEALRAFPEAPDEAVLRAEARRLIEARIDKLPGRLRTVFVLRAVEDMPVQEVASVLNVPEATVRSHFFRARGLLREALARDFDNASASAFSFDGERCDRIVAGVLARL